The Salvelinus alpinus chromosome 29, SLU_Salpinus.1, whole genome shotgun sequence region CGCGATGGGTTCCTCCTCTCGTTCCCCTCACACACACCGCGTCTACGAGGGGGCGGCTTCTCACTCACACGCCTCTTCTTCTGGAACACAACACCCACAACGCAACAGTCAGGACCACAACACCCAGAAGTCATGAGTCACCTGAGAATGTCAGCACGTTTGAGGAGGATCAGCTTGAGCCAGACGAGGTGCAGCGTCACTAATCTATGGGACGCAAGGTGATTTACAGATTCAGTCGGATTGCAATCTAGTGGTGTCGTTCTACGAAATGAGTGCTTTTTGTCCctttgatattattattatgtttgaCATTTTTACCGCCTTTTTcatgattacgatcttgtctaatcgctgcaactccccaacaggctcgggagaggcgaaggtcgagtcatgtgtcctccgaaacatgacccgccaagccgtgtttcacccgcccgcttaacccggaacccAGCCCTACCAAcctgtcggaggaaacactgttcaaccagagtcagcctgcaggcaccctgcccgccacaaggagtcgctagagtgcgatgaacCAAGTAAAATCCTCCCGGTcaacccctcccctaacccggaagacgctgggtcaattgtgagccgccccatgggactcccggttgtgacacagcctggaatccctttcaatattttaagtagaaattgtccaccaatattatattaaatgaagtgacCTTTAATATAGGCCACATGGaaaattcaataaatcagatttttttatatgaataatgAAGTGTCCCTCTGTGCATCttctgtgacttctaggaagattttaacccaaaCATTTacccaagttttcaccatcattgtaaagccctagttattttgttgcttattatttattttgtgtgattagtgattcattttaagatGAAAAACCCCCCCCCAATAaaatcaaccctgttacgtgaactgaactttTGTTTTGTGAAATTATTCCTTCTaaatgttttaacaataaataaaacaattgtgATGCTTGCATACAATtagtttttatttcacctttatttattttGCCCTACCTGCCACACAACACGCTTTCATTTCCCCTGCCACACAACACCCTTTCATTTCCCCCTGCCACACAACACCCTTTCTTTCCCCCTGCCACACAACACCCTTTCTTTCCCCCTGCCACACAACACCCTTTCTTTCCCCCTGCCACACAACACCCTTTCTTTCCCCCTGCCACACAACACCCTTTCATTCCCCCTGCCACACAACACCCTTTCATTCCCCCTGCCACACAACACCCTTTCATTCCCCCTGCCGCACAACACCCTTTCATTCCCCCTGCCGCACAACACCCTTTCATTCCCCCTGCCGCACAACACCCTTTCATTCCCCCTGCCGCACAACACCCTTTCATTCCCCCTGCCGCACAACACCCTTTCATTCCCCCTGCCGCACAACACCCTTTCATTCCCCCTGCCACACAACACCCTTTCATTCCCCCTGCCACACAACACCCTTTCATTCCCCCTGCCACACAACACCCTTTCATTCCCCCTGCCACACAACACCCTTTCATTCCCCCTGCCACACAACACCCTTTCATTCCCCCTGCCACACAACACCCTTTCATTCCCCCTGCCGCACAACACCCTTTCATTCCCCCTGCCGCACAACACCCTTTCATTCCCCCTGCCGCACAACACCCTTTCATTCCCCCTGCCACACAACACCCTTTCATTCCCCCTGCCACACAACACCCTTTCATTCCCCCTGCCACACAACACCCTTTCATTCCCCCTGCCACACAACACCCTTTCATTCCCCCTGCCACACAACACCCTTTCATTCCCCCTGCCACACAACACCCTTTCATTCCCCCTGCCACACAACACCCTTTCATTCCCCCTGCCACACAACACCCTTTCATTCCCCCTGCCACACAACACCCTTTCATTCCCCCTGCCACAAGGGGATTTACGGATGATTTAAGATGaagtcgtcaaccctgttacggtcaagcctgttattttatatttgtcagttaatgttttttcccccctatCTTTTGAGACAGGgaaactttttttatttattaaacatgtgcTCTTTAAAAATCACAGAATGTTAACATtttgtgagaagaaaaaaaacttttccttCTCACATTGCATCCTCAACCTGCAGGTTCAGTTAGtatgaattaccataatctaaaACGTGTTACACTACTCAAAAAAGGCACCTAATTTGGTGGAACGAGCCTGTAAATTAAATCTCGATCAAACTGTAGCTCAGTCTAGTGTGGAAAGTACTCACGGTAGGAGACGAGGTGACTTCAGACATGTTGGTCAGGTCAGCAAACAGCTTGGCCAACTAGGACAACAACAGCAAACCAGAGGATGAGAAGACACTTCTAATACACACAATAATAACAACAAGAGACAGGAATCAGAGGAGTGAAAGGAAGTGGAACAGAGGGTTTGGGTTCAGTAGTATTTCTGACTAAGGGACACGACCCTGGTCAAGGGTTAGAGGTCACGTACCATGGCTTTGTTCTCCTGGATGTTCTTGGCTCGTTTATTTAGAACCCGCGACTCGACCTCCGTGGTCTCTTTTCCTACCGCCCCTTTTTGGGGCGGCGGTTTCTGACCCTGTGTCTCCCTCCCACTGGACTCCTGAGACAAACCCCTTTTCAGATGCAGCCTCTCATTGGTTCTCCTCTCCGGAGGGGCGGCGTTGATTGGTGCCTCCCCTTTCTGGGCAGAGAGTCTTTTTGTGGGAAACCTGAAGCAGAATATTCAGTATAATTCAAACATGTATTTCCATCGACTGGTACTTCCAGGCTAAAAAGCAAAAAGCCGGCTAACAAAAACCCtgacacacaggtacacacaggtACACTCACCTGAAGGCAACACAGAGACTCTTCCTCTTGTGTGTGTCTGGCTCCTCCCCCTCGGAGTAGAACCCTGTGTCCTCATCACTCTCCTCCGCTATGCACTGAAACGACAGAATGAGAGAAAAGAAGAAAGATGAGTCATGTTATAACCAAGAATCCTCATATGCACATACCACtggagagaacaggagaacaggagagaggacaggagagaagagagaacaagttAGGTCTCAGCACCATAGCCTTCGTCCTGCTTCTGgaacccctcttctcctcttcctcactgaAGCCCTCAAACTCCTCCCCCTCATTGTCGGAATGGCTAAACAGACTAACCAACTCAGAGGTCACAAACTTTGACCTGAAAGACATGGcctggagagggaaagagatggatGGATAATTTCAAGAGTTAATTGTAGCAGAATAAATAAACAAcgattgcagtgtgtgtgtgtgtgtggggggggggggggggtaatgatcAACAGCTACCAACCGGCTTCCCAGAGTCCTCGGAGGCTAGGCTGTCTGACTCGCTGTCACTCAGCACTGGCACGGCGAAACCCAGGAAGTCCTCGTCATCACTGGGACTCTCAAAGATGGCCGCCAGGGCCCTGGGGGTCTAGGGGAGGGGCAACAGATTAAAAAAGGGCAATCTGCATTTGATACATACATTTTTTGAATTTTCAATTTCTGATATGTACCTATTGATTCTTaaaagaatataacttctaaatgcttcattagcttagtttaactgtcgtaccccatcagaacccaaaatataagcttgtttaacttcaatgtttgtaaacattgtaaatgtaaacaaacactatatgaAGAATACAGGGCggtaacattaggaacacctgctctttccatgacagactgaccaggtgaatccaggtgaaagctatgatcccttattgatgtcacttgataAATCCACTACacatcagtgtaaatgaaggggatttttgagccttgagacatggcttgtgtgccattgaacggggtatggtagtaggtgtcaggcgcaccggtttgtgtcaagaactgcagcgctgccGAGTTTcacacgctcaacagttttccgtgtgtatcaagaatggtccaccacccaaaggacatccaaccaacttgacaactgtgggaagcattagagtccacatgggccagaatccctgtggaacactttggacaccttgtagagtccatgctctgatgaattgagactgttctgagggcaaaggggaggtgcgcaactcaatattagcaagGTGTCCTTAAAATGTTCTTTACACGCCTTAAAACATGGTTCAAATGATCATTTTGATGGCATGGATCAGCGTTGTAATACTCAACTCCAGGACCCGGAGCGAAGTCACCATTTTCATGACTCCACTTGActatcctcccgattcctgcttaccAGCAATAGCTCAAACAGGGAGTGATCCGATGAAGCAgacgctaaactacaggactgtttc contains the following coding sequences:
- the LOC139559179 gene encoding cell division cycle-associated 7-like protein isoform X3 translates to MLLSTKTPRALAAIFESPSDDEDFLGFAVPVLSDSESDSLASEDSGKPCIAEESDEDTGFYSEGEEPDTHKRKSLCVAFRFPTKRLSAQKGEAPINAAPPERRTNERLHLKRGLSQESSGRETQGQKPPPQKGAVGKETTEVESRVLNKRAKNIQENKAMLAKLFADLTNMSEVTSSPTKKRRVSEKPPPRRRGVCEGNERRNPSRAARPPEKFGVEERSTSPSRHDRSVRTIDVGKLLEVDELGRSRKKSRASSGKKRRITHVRSVDEITEEELDNVAQRAKDKILDKDHGSTCHQCRQKTLDTKTVCRSGVCIGGKGQFCGPCLRNRYGEDVHTALLDPDWECPLCRGICNCSLCRRREGRCATGQLVHLAQHKGHSNVQDYLESIQKDLRA
- the LOC139559179 gene encoding cell division cycle-associated 7-like protein isoform X4 codes for the protein MLLSTKTPRALAAIFESPSDDEDFLGFAVPVLSDSESDSLASEDSGKPAMSFRSKFVTSELVSLFSHSDNEGEEFEGFSEEEEKRGSRSRTKAMCIAEESDEDTGFYSEGEEPDTHKRKSLCVAFRFPTKRLSAQKGEAPINAAPPERRTNERLHLKRGLSQESSGRETQGQKPPPQKGAVGKETTEVESRVLNKRAKNIQENKAMLAKLFADLTNMSEVTSSPTKKRRVSEKPPPRRRGVCEGNERRNPSRAARPPEKFGVEERSTSPSRHDRSVRTIDVGKLLEVDELGRSRKKSRASSGKKRRITHVRSVDEITEEELDNVAQRAKDKILDKDHDWECPLCRGICNCSLCRRREGRCATGQLVHLAQHKGHSNVQDYLESIQKDLRA
- the LOC139559179 gene encoding cell division cycle-associated 7-like protein isoform X1, giving the protein MLLSTKTPRALAAIFESPSDDEDFLGFAVPVLSDSESDSLASEDSGKPAMSFRSKFVTSELVSLFSHSDNEGEEFEGFSEEEEKRGSRSRTKAMCIAEESDEDTGFYSEGEEPDTHKRKSLCVAFRFPTKRLSAQKGEAPINAAPPERRTNERLHLKRGLSQESSGRETQGQKPPPQKGAVGKETTEVESRVLNKRAKNIQENKAMLAKLFADLTNMSEVTSSPTKKRRVSEKPPPRRRGVCEGNERRNPSRAARPPEKFGVEERSTSPSRHDRSVRTIDVGKLLEVDELGRSRKKSRASSGKKRRITHVRSVDEITEEELDNVAQRAKDKILDKDHGSTCHQCRQKTLDTKTVCRSGVCIGGKGQFCGPCLRNRYGEDVHTALLDPDWECPLCRGICNCSLCRRREGRCATGQLVHLAQHKGHSNVQDYLESIQKDLRA
- the LOC139559179 gene encoding cell division cycle-associated 7-like protein isoform X2 → MLLSTKTPRALAAIFESPSDDEDFLGFAVPVLSDSESDSLASEDSGKPAMSFRSKFVTSELVSLFSHSDNEGEEFEGFSEEEEKRGSRSRTKAMCIAEESDEDTGFYSEGEEPDTHKRKSLCVAFRFPTKRLSAQKGEAPINAAPPERRTNERLHLKRGLSQESSGRETQGQKPPPQKGAVGKETTEVESRVLNKRAKNIQENKAMLAKLFADLTNMSEVTSSPTKRRVSEKPPPRRRGVCEGNERRNPSRAARPPEKFGVEERSTSPSRHDRSVRTIDVGKLLEVDELGRSRKKSRASSGKKRRITHVRSVDEITEEELDNVAQRAKDKILDKDHGSTCHQCRQKTLDTKTVCRSGVCIGGKGQFCGPCLRNRYGEDVHTALLDPDWECPLCRGICNCSLCRRREGRCATGQLVHLAQHKGHSNVQDYLESIQKDLRA